The following are from one region of the Halictus rubicundus isolate RS-2024b chromosome 15, iyHalRubi1_principal, whole genome shotgun sequence genome:
- the Cpb gene encoding F-actin-capping protein subunit beta isoform X1: MTEQQMDCALDLMRRLPPQQIEKNLSDLIDLVPTLCEDLLSSVDQPLKIAKDKESGKDYLLCDYNRDGDSYRSPWSNTYDPPLEDGSMPSERLRKLEIDANHAFDQYRELYFEGGVSSVYLWDLDHGFAAVILIKKAGDGSKKIKGCWDSIHVVEVQEKSNGRIAHYKLTSTAMLWLQTNKHGSGTMNLGGSLTRQVEQDAQISESSPHIANIGRMVEDMENKIRNTLNEIYFGKTKDIVNGLRSVQSLADQRQQAALRQDLAAALQRRNANN; this comes from the exons ATG ACGGAGCAACAAATGGATTGTGCATTGGATTTGATGAGAAGGTTGCCACCACAGCAAATAGAAAAGAATTTAAGCGATTTAATAGATCTTGTGCCAACTCTCTGCGAAGATCTTTTATCTTCAGTTGATCAGCctttaaaaattgcgaaagATAAAGAATCTGGGAAAGATTATTTACTTTGTGATTACAACAGAGATGGGGATTCTTATAG atCTCCTTGGAGTAATACATATGATCCTCCACTAGAAGATGGTTCAATGCCTTCTGAAAGACTCAGAAAGTTAGAGATTGATGCAAATCATGCATTTGATCAATACAGAGAACTTTATTTTGAAGGTGGAGTTTCTTCTGTATATCTGTGGGATTTGGATCATGGTTTTGCAGCAGTAATTCTCATTAAAAAAGCTGGAGATGGTTCGAAAAAAATTAAGGGTTGCTGGGATTCTATTCATGTTGTGGAAGTTCAAGAGAAATCAAATGGAAGAATTGCACATTACAAATTGACTTCCACTGCAATGCTTTGGTTACAGACCAATAAGCATGGATCGGGAACAATGAATCTTGGTGGTAGTCTTACCAGACAG GTTGAACAAGATGCCCAAATAAGTGAAAGTTCTCCCCATATTGCCAACATTGGGCGTATGGTCGAAGACATGGAAAATAAGATTCGAAATACcttgaatgaaatttatttcggAAAAACAAAAGATATTGTCAATGGCTTGAGATCTGTACAGTCTTTGGCTGACCAGAGACAACAAGCTGCCCTTAGACAGGATCTTGCGGCTGCATTACAAAGGAGAAATGCAAACAATTGA
- the Cpb gene encoding F-actin-capping protein subunit beta isoform X2 codes for MDCALDLMRRLPPQQIEKNLSDLIDLVPTLCEDLLSSVDQPLKIAKDKESGKDYLLCDYNRDGDSYRSPWSNTYDPPLEDGSMPSERLRKLEIDANHAFDQYRELYFEGGVSSVYLWDLDHGFAAVILIKKAGDGSKKIKGCWDSIHVVEVQEKSNGRIAHYKLTSTAMLWLQTNKHGSGTMNLGGSLTRQVEQDAQISESSPHIANIGRMVEDMENKIRNTLNEIYFGKTKDIVNGLRSVQSLADQRQQAALRQDLAAALQRRNANN; via the exons ATGGATTGTGCATTGGATTTGATGAGAAGGTTGCCACCACAGCAAATAGAAAAGAATTTAAGCGATTTAATAGATCTTGTGCCAACTCTCTGCGAAGATCTTTTATCTTCAGTTGATCAGCctttaaaaattgcgaaagATAAAGAATCTGGGAAAGATTATTTACTTTGTGATTACAACAGAGATGGGGATTCTTATAG atCTCCTTGGAGTAATACATATGATCCTCCACTAGAAGATGGTTCAATGCCTTCTGAAAGACTCAGAAAGTTAGAGATTGATGCAAATCATGCATTTGATCAATACAGAGAACTTTATTTTGAAGGTGGAGTTTCTTCTGTATATCTGTGGGATTTGGATCATGGTTTTGCAGCAGTAATTCTCATTAAAAAAGCTGGAGATGGTTCGAAAAAAATTAAGGGTTGCTGGGATTCTATTCATGTTGTGGAAGTTCAAGAGAAATCAAATGGAAGAATTGCACATTACAAATTGACTTCCACTGCAATGCTTTGGTTACAGACCAATAAGCATGGATCGGGAACAATGAATCTTGGTGGTAGTCTTACCAGACAG GTTGAACAAGATGCCCAAATAAGTGAAAGTTCTCCCCATATTGCCAACATTGGGCGTATGGTCGAAGACATGGAAAATAAGATTCGAAATACcttgaatgaaatttatttcggAAAAACAAAAGATATTGTCAATGGCTTGAGATCTGTACAGTCTTTGGCTGACCAGAGACAACAAGCTGCCCTTAGACAGGATCTTGCGGCTGCATTACAAAGGAGAAATGCAAACAATTGA
- the LOC143361389 gene encoding 1-acyl-sn-glycerol-3-phosphate acyltransferase gamma, whose amino-acid sequence MGMLSILKQSTVIHLMFAITFFTSGLIINFFQCLLYFGLRPFSKYFYRKINYYLCYSFYCQLVFMTDWWSGTGVMMYIDKKDFEKYFGKEHGYLLMNHSYEIDWLIGWSFCERLGVLGNCKAYAKKSIQYIPTLGWALKFAENIFLERNWDKDKQIIGSQIEELANHPDVIWLLLNAEGTRFTAKKAEASQKFAREKGLPVLKYHLTPRTKGFTASVSHMRGKIPAIYNVQVNFKPDDPVKPTITNLLLGKRVVAHLYIQRIPLEEVPENEGAAAEWLHKLYQTKDRMAESFIETGDFFATSGVPRTDCFELKRRPYTFMHTVFWAVIVLVPMLYYLVNLFLSGSTVYFSIGVGIIFLFYLLMHKTIGMSEISKSSSYGADDKKAK is encoded by the exons ATGGGGATGCTATCAATCTTAAAGCAGTCTACAGTTATTCACCTGATGTTTGCTATAACATTTTTTACATCAGGATTGATAATCAATTTCTTCCAATGTCTTTTATACTTTGGTCTTAGGcctttttccaaatatttttatcgGAAGATTAACTACTATCTCTGCTATAGTTTTTATTGTC AGTTGGTATTTATGACAGATTGGTGGTCTGGGACAGGTGTAATGATGTACATAGATAAAaaggattttgaaaaatatttcgggAAAGAGCATGGATATTTATTAATGAATCATAGCTACGAAATAGACTGGCTAATCGGATGGAGTTTTTGCGAACGACTGGGAGTGCTTGGT AATTGCAAAGCCTATGCCAAGAAATCGATACAGTATATTCCAACATTAGGTTGGGCATTGAAATTTGCAGAAAATATATTCCTAGAAAGAAATTGGGATAAAGACAAACAAATAATTGGTTCTCAAATTGAAGAACTTGCAAATCATCCTGATGTAATATGG tTACTTTTGAATGCCGAAGGAACACGTTTCACGGCAAAGAAGGCAGAAGCCAGTCAGAAGTTTGCTCGCGAGAAGGGTCTTCCAGTATTAAAATACCATTTAACTCCACGAACAAAGGGTTTCACAGCAAGTGTGTCTCATATGCGAGGAAAAATTCCCGCAATTTATAATGTACAAGTAAATTTTAAACCCGACGATCCAGTAAAGCCAACGATTACAAATTTATTACTGGGCAAACGAGTTGTTGCTCATTTGTACATACAAAGGATTCCTTTGGAGGAAGTGCCAGAAAATGAAGGAGCTGCAGCTGAATGGCTTCACAAACTTTACCAAACGAAG GATCGTATGGCAGAAAGTTTCATAGAAACTGGTGACTTCTTTGCCACAAGTGGCGTTCCCAGAACAGATTGTTTTGAATTAAAAAGGAGACCTTATACTTTCATGCATACAGTATTCTGGGCAGTGATAGTTTTAGTACCAATGCTTTATTATTTAGTCAATCTATTCTTGTCCGGTTCTACCGTTTACTTTTCCATTGGTGTGGGCATTATCTTCTTGT TTTATCTACTTATGCACAAAACGATAGGAATGTCTGAAATAAGTAAGAGCTCGTCCTACGGTGCTGATGATAAAAAAGCGAAGTAA
- the LOC143361396 gene encoding uncharacterized protein LOC143361396 isoform X2 codes for MRYILFIFSINVALVWTANDSRPKNHRFSENDELSLNTKEPSKSKFAKLNTMVSYGLETDKENAMDLENENEKFSKPWDSFKKSDRVQFQIEGHEGPETYMFGFDTGHGSRQFRLEERYPDGTVKGQYGYYDATGKLRTVHYVASPVDGYTERHHESNVRTLKN; via the exons ATGCGTTACATACTTTTTATT TTTTCAATAAATGTCGCTCTTGTGTGGACAGCCAACGATTCAAGGCCTAAAAATCATCGATTTTCCGAGAACGATGAATTATCATTGAATACTAAGGAACCTTCGAAGTCTAAATTTGCGAAACTTAATACAATGGTCTCGTATGGATTGGAAACAGATAAAGAGAATGCTATGGAtctggaaaatgaaaatgagaAATTTTCGAAACCGTGGGATTCGTTTAAAAAGTCAGATAGGGTACAATTTCAAATAGAAGGTCACGAAGGGCCTGAAACTTATATGTTTGGATTTGATACTGGACACGG AAGTAGACAATTTAGATTAGAAGAGAGATATCCCGATGGTACTGTAAAAGGGCAATATGGCTACTATGATGCGACAGGCAAATTGAGAACAGTTCATTATGTTGCTAGTCCTGTCGATGGATACACAGAAAGACATCACGAGAGTAACGTgcgaacattaaaaaattaa
- the LOC143361396 gene encoding uncharacterized protein LOC143361396 isoform X1 has product MRYILFIFSINVALVWTANDSRPKNHRFSENDELSLNTKEPSKSKFAKLNTMVSYGLETDKENAMDLENENEKFSKPWDSFKKSDRVQFQIEGHEGPETYMFGFDTGHGRSRQFRLEERYPDGTVKGQYGYYDATGKLRTVHYVASPVDGYTERHHESNVRTLKN; this is encoded by the exons ATGCGTTACATACTTTTTATT TTTTCAATAAATGTCGCTCTTGTGTGGACAGCCAACGATTCAAGGCCTAAAAATCATCGATTTTCCGAGAACGATGAATTATCATTGAATACTAAGGAACCTTCGAAGTCTAAATTTGCGAAACTTAATACAATGGTCTCGTATGGATTGGAAACAGATAAAGAGAATGCTATGGAtctggaaaatgaaaatgagaAATTTTCGAAACCGTGGGATTCGTTTAAAAAGTCAGATAGGGTACAATTTCAAATAGAAGGTCACGAAGGGCCTGAAACTTATATGTTTGGATTTGATACTGGACACGG AAGAAGTAGACAATTTAGATTAGAAGAGAGATATCCCGATGGTACTGTAAAAGGGCAATATGGCTACTATGATGCGACAGGCAAATTGAGAACAGTTCATTATGTTGCTAGTCCTGTCGATGGATACACAGAAAGACATCACGAGAGTAACGTgcgaacattaaaaaattaa
- the Obp59a gene encoding odorant-binding protein 59a has translation MKHFVRLALYCVILFCLNNIGACLKCRTRSQEVDMQFQKVFKTCLRQHGGESTDTDDSMSSDDESSDSETSQNDSSSEKIFYDKHIFYSNNDRSSYNQSMNNQRNRDYQNTKNNRNGNRGDSWNSRDSRIKKGDYNNGDSRYDNNTDHEKACVVQCFFNELNVVDQKGFPDRDSVIPLMNQDIRDPELKDFVEESIIECFRYLESNKKDKCEFSQNLLKCLAEKGQQNCEDWDN, from the exons ATGAAACATTTCGTTCGGCTCGCTTTGTACTGCGTGATTTTGTTCTGTCTTAATAACATAGGAGCA TGTTTAAAATGTCGCACGAGAAGTCAAGAAGTAGATATGCAGTTTCAGAAAGTGTTTAAAACCTGTCTGAGACAACACGGCGGCGAAAGTACAGATACCGATGATTCGATGTCATCGGATGACGAGAGTTCCGATAGCGAGACTTCGCAAAACGATTCTAGTTCCGAAAAGATTTTTTATGATAAACATATTTTCTATAGCAATAACGATCGGTCCTCTTATAATCAATCTATGAATAATCAAAGAAACAG AGATTAccaaaatacaaaaaataatcgtAACGGAAATCGCGGAGACTCCTGGAATTCGAGGGACTCCCGGATTAAAAAGGGCGATTATAATAATGGAGATTCACGTTACGACAATAACACAGACCATGAAAAAGCG TGCGTCGTACAGTGTTTCTTCAATGAATTGAACGTC GTAGATCAGAAAGGTTTCCCGGACAGAGATTCGGTAATTCCATTAATGAATCAAGATATTCGAGATCCGGAATTGAAAGACTTTGTTGAAGAATCGATTATAGAATGCTTCCGTTATCTTGAATCAAATAAGAAGGATAAGTGTGAATTCTCCCAGAATCTTTTAAAGTGTTTAGCTGAGAAAGGACAACAA AATTGTGAGGATTGGGACAATTAA
- the Ist1 gene encoding increased sodium tolerance 1-like protein — MFSRARRYKTLQTHLRLAIYRMQLLEKEKTELAQKARKEIAGYIAAGKVERAKIRVEHIIREDYMVEAMELLEMYCDLLLARFGIITQMKELEVGLTEAISTIIWAAPRIQTDVREMKVVADILSAKYGTEFADACREETEESISEKLKQKMSVQAPSKLLVEKYLIEIAKNYNVPYEPDPQVMAQGQDALLIDIGGNGEARNNLDTASGGSMPQPIGFIGFPQTPLVPDPTSNLINSEKGAIGFVTPPGHPETKAQNVPNVSYNIPLDNSNSNQHENDLPPPYSSFPPDLNKQSDQKPKPQPRSKMPMNDFQLPDLPAVPSENDLPPNNSTTTEDIDFDDLMKRFEDLKKRK; from the exons ATGTTCTCAAGGGCAAGACGGTACAAGACGTTACAGACGCATTTGCGTCTAGCAATATATCGGATGCAATTACTCGAAAAGGAAAAAACCGAGCTCGCTCAAAAAGCACGGAAAGAAATTGCTGGCTACATTGCAGCAGGAAAAGTCGAAAGAGCCAAAATTCGAGTAGAACACATAATTAGAGAAGATTACATGGTCGAGGCTATGGAGCTGCTTGAAATGTATTGTGATCTTTTGTTAGCGCGTTTTGGAATCATTACTCAAATGAA AGAGTTAGAAGTAGGTTTAACCGAAGCTATTTCTACAATAATTTGGGCTGCGCCTAGAATTCAAACTGATGTTCGAGAAATGAAAGTAGTCGCTGACATTCTATCAGCAAAGTATGGTACAGAATTTGCAGATGCTTGCAGGGAAGAAACAGAGGAAAGTATTTCTGAAAAGTTGAAGCAGAAAATGAGCGTACAAGCGCCATCCAAACTTCTTGTTGAGAAATATCTTATagaaattgcaaagaattatAATGTTCCGTACGAACCGGATCCACAG GTAATGGCACAAGGACAAGATGCACTGTTGATAGACATTGGAGGTAATGGAGAAGCAAGGAATAATTTAGATACCGCTTCTGGAGGTAGTATGCCACAACCAATTGGATTTATTGGATTCCCACAAACTCCACTGGTACCAGATCCTACATCAAACCTCATA AACTCAGAAAAAGGGGCAATTGGATTTGTTACTCCTCCAGGACATCCAGAAACCAAAGCCCAAAATGTTCCTAATGTTTCATACAACATTCCTTTGGATAACTCCAATAGTAATCAACAT gagAATGACTTACCCCCACCATACTCTTCATTTCCACCAGATTTAAATAAACAG TCTGATCAGAAACCAAAACCACAACCACGATCGAAAATGCCGATGAATGATTTTCAGCTTCCAGATTTGCCAGCTGTCCCATCAGAGAATGATTTACCTCCAAATAATTCAACAACTACCGAAGATATTGATTTTGATGATTTAATGAAGCGTTTTGAAGACTTAAAGAAACGAAAATAA
- the Chmp1 gene encoding charged multivesicular body protein 1, with the protein MSVSQMEKNLFNLKFAVKELERNSKKCDKEEKVEKAKIKKAIQKNNMEGARIHAENAIRQHNQSLNYLRMSARVDAVASRVQSALTTRKVTQSMAGVVKAMDAAMKSMNLEKISGLMDKFESQFEDLDVQSSYMENVMSQTTTTNVPQNDVDSLLQQVADEAGLELNMELPSGQLGSIGTSTVSQEQDELTQRLARLRE; encoded by the exons ATGTCCGTCTCTCAGATGGAAA aaaatttatttaatcttaagttCGCTGTAAAAGAACtagaaagaaattcaaaaaaatgtgacaaagaagaaaaagtggaaaaagctAAAATAAAAAAGGCCATTCAGAAGAACAATATGGAAGGTGCCCGTATTCATGCAGAAAATGCAATTCGTCAGCACAATCAATCACTAAATTATCTACGTATGAGTGCAAGAGTTGATGCAGTGGCTAGTAGAGTACAAAGTGCTCTAACTACACGTAAAGTTACTCAGTCAATGGCAGGAGTGGTTAAAGCAATGGATGCTGCAATGAAATCAATGAATTTGGAAAAGATTTCAG GTTTAATGGATAAGTTTGAAAGTCAATTTGAAGATCTGGATGTCCAAAGTTCATACATGGAAAATGTAATGTCTCAAACTACAACTACTAATGTACCGCAAAATGATGTCGACTCGTTGTTACAACAAGTTGCAGATGAAGCTGG TTTGGAACTGAATATGGAATTGCCATCTGGACAGTTAGGTAGTATAGGTACCTCTACAGTCAGTCAGGAACAGGATGAACTTACACAGCGATTAGCAAGGCTCCGGGAATAG